From Hartmannibacter diazotrophicus, a single genomic window includes:
- a CDS encoding acetyl-CoA C-acetyltransferase, with the protein MTEAFIYDHVRTPRGRGKKEGALHEVTAVKLAAEPLKALRARNGLDTTLVDDVILGCVDPVGEAGGDIARAAVFVADYGEHVPGMQINRFCASGLDAVNFGAAMIMAGQHDMVVSGGVESMSRIGLGASGGAWPMDPAVALPSWFMPQGVSADLIATKYGFSRTDVDAYAVESQKRAAKSWQDGRFSKSVIPVTDLNGLTILDRDEHMRPGTDMQSLAGLKPSFAMLGDMAGFDAVAIDAHPEVEFVDHVHHPGNSSGIVDGAAAVLVGSSEAGKAAGLKPRARIRGFANIGSDPALMLTGPVDVTEKLMKRMGMSLSDIDLFEVNEAFSAVVLRFMQHFEVDPEQINVAGGAIAMGHPLGATGAMLIGTVLDELEARDLSTALVTLCIGAGMGTATVIERV; encoded by the coding sequence ATGACCGAGGCCTTCATCTACGATCATGTGCGCACCCCGCGCGGGCGCGGTAAGAAGGAGGGGGCGCTGCATGAGGTCACCGCCGTCAAGCTTGCCGCCGAACCGCTGAAGGCGCTGAGAGCCCGCAACGGCCTCGACACGACACTGGTCGACGATGTCATCCTCGGCTGCGTCGACCCGGTGGGCGAGGCCGGCGGCGACATCGCGCGAGCGGCGGTCTTCGTCGCCGACTATGGCGAGCACGTCCCCGGCATGCAGATCAACCGCTTCTGTGCCTCCGGGCTCGACGCGGTGAATTTTGGCGCCGCGATGATCATGGCCGGCCAGCATGACATGGTCGTCTCTGGCGGTGTGGAATCGATGAGCCGGATCGGGCTCGGCGCCTCGGGCGGGGCCTGGCCGATGGACCCGGCGGTCGCCCTGCCCTCCTGGTTCATGCCGCAGGGCGTTTCGGCCGACCTTATCGCCACGAAATACGGATTCTCGCGCACCGATGTCGACGCCTATGCGGTGGAAAGCCAGAAACGCGCGGCAAAGAGCTGGCAGGACGGGCGTTTTTCGAAGTCCGTCATTCCGGTGACCGACCTCAACGGCCTCACCATTCTCGACCGCGACGAACACATGCGGCCCGGCACCGACATGCAGTCGCTCGCCGGCCTGAAGCCCTCCTTCGCGATGCTGGGCGACATGGCCGGCTTCGACGCCGTCGCCATCGACGCCCACCCCGAAGTCGAGTTCGTCGACCACGTGCACCATCCCGGCAACTCGTCCGGCATCGTGGACGGCGCGGCTGCCGTGCTCGTCGGATCATCGGAGGCCGGCAAGGCGGCGGGATTGAAGCCGCGCGCGCGGATCAGAGGCTTTGCCAATATCGGCTCCGATCCGGCGCTGATGCTGACCGGCCCGGTCGACGTCACCGAAAAGCTGATGAAGCGGATGGGCATGTCGCTGTCGGACATCGACCTTTTCGAGGTCAACGAGGCCTTTTCGGCGGTCGTCCTGCGCTTCATGCAGCATTTCGAGGTCGATCCGGAGCAGATCAATGTCGCGGGCGGAGCCATCGCCATGGGCCATCCGCTCGGGGCGACCGGCGCGATGCTGATCGGCACGGTGCTCGACGAACTGGAAGCGCGCGATCTCAGCACCGCGCTGGTGACGCTGTGCATCGGGGCCGGCATGGGCACGGCGACCGTGATCGAGCGGGTGTGA
- a CDS encoding acyl-CoA dehydrogenase C-terminal domain-containing protein translates to MPIYRAPVEDARFLLSDVFDIARYSNLAGFSDATPDTIDAVLDAAARLCEDVIQPLNRIGDVEGCTRNEDGSVTTPTGFPDAYRQLAEGGWVGLSADPEIGGTGLPFVFTCLMNEFLSSANVAFCLYPSLTQGAITALAIHGNEEQKALYLPKLVEGTWTGTMNLTEPQAGTDLGLLRAKAVANGDGSYAISGTKIFISAGEHDLTENIVHLVLARIEGAPAGTKGISMFVVPKFIPDANGKPGEKNAVSCGSLEEKMGIHGSPTCVLNFDGATGWLVGEPHSGLKAMFTMMNEARLGVGIQGLGLSEVAYQNAAAYARDRRQGRAMSGPSEPDKAADLLVVHPDIRRMLLTMRAFNEGGRALVAWTALQSDIAHRSEDEAAAKLADGWLGLATPIVKAFLTDKGFENTVLAQQVFGGHGYITEWGMEQFVRDARIAMIYEGANGIQALDLVGRKLGRDGGKPVMALFKEIGDFVAENAGNKDLEPYVLPLGQALKDLQSATMWFMTNAMKKPENAGAGSTDYLNLFALVLLAWMWARMARVAQEKLAANEGNPAFWNAKLITGRFFMEHMLPETGANLARITSGADTMMAMPAEAF, encoded by the coding sequence ATGCCCATCTATCGTGCCCCGGTCGAGGATGCCCGCTTCCTCCTGAGCGATGTGTTCGACATCGCCCGATACAGCAATCTTGCCGGTTTTTCGGACGCAACGCCGGACACGATCGACGCGGTGCTGGATGCCGCCGCACGCCTTTGCGAGGACGTGATCCAGCCGCTCAACCGGATCGGCGACGTGGAGGGCTGCACCCGGAACGAGGACGGTTCGGTGACGACGCCGACGGGCTTTCCGGACGCCTACCGCCAGCTTGCCGAAGGCGGCTGGGTCGGTCTTTCGGCCGATCCGGAGATCGGCGGCACAGGCCTGCCCTTCGTCTTCACCTGCCTGATGAACGAGTTCCTTTCCAGTGCCAACGTCGCCTTCTGCCTTTATCCCTCGCTGACGCAAGGGGCGATCACGGCGCTGGCGATCCACGGCAACGAGGAGCAGAAGGCGCTCTACCTTCCGAAGCTCGTCGAGGGCACCTGGACCGGCACGATGAACCTCACCGAGCCGCAGGCGGGCACCGATCTTGGCCTGTTGCGCGCAAAAGCGGTGGCGAATGGCGACGGCAGCTATGCGATCAGCGGCACGAAGATCTTCATTTCCGCCGGCGAGCATGACCTCACCGAGAATATCGTCCATCTGGTGCTTGCCCGCATCGAGGGCGCGCCGGCCGGCACTAAGGGCATCTCGATGTTCGTGGTGCCGAAGTTTATTCCCGATGCCAACGGCAAGCCGGGCGAAAAGAACGCCGTTTCCTGCGGTTCGCTGGAAGAAAAGATGGGCATTCACGGCAGCCCGACCTGCGTGCTCAATTTCGACGGCGCCACCGGCTGGCTGGTCGGCGAACCGCATTCGGGCCTCAAGGCCATGTTCACGATGATGAACGAGGCGCGGCTCGGCGTCGGCATACAGGGGCTCGGCCTTTCGGAGGTTGCCTACCAGAACGCCGCCGCCTATGCCCGCGACCGCCGCCAGGGACGGGCCATGTCGGGGCCGAGCGAGCCGGACAAGGCCGCCGACCTTCTCGTCGTTCATCCGGACATTCGCCGCATGCTTCTCACCATGCGCGCCTTCAATGAGGGCGGGCGGGCGCTCGTCGCCTGGACGGCGCTGCAGTCGGACATCGCCCACCGCTCCGAAGACGAAGCCGCGGCGAAGCTTGCCGACGGTTGGCTCGGGCTCGCGACGCCGATCGTGAAGGCGTTCCTGACCGACAAGGGCTTCGAGAACACCGTTCTCGCGCAGCAGGTCTTCGGCGGCCACGGCTACATCACCGAATGGGGCATGGAGCAGTTCGTGCGCGATGCCCGTATCGCCATGATCTACGAGGGCGCCAACGGCATCCAGGCGCTCGATCTCGTCGGGCGCAAGCTCGGCCGCGACGGCGGTAAGCCGGTGATGGCGCTGTTCAAGGAAATCGGCGATTTCGTCGCCGAGAATGCCGGCAACAAGGACCTCGAACCCTACGTCCTGCCGCTCGGGCAGGCCTTGAAGGACCTGCAAAGCGCGACCATGTGGTTCATGACCAACGCGATGAAAAAGCCGGAAAATGCCGGTGCGGGCTCGACCGACTATCTCAATCTCTTCGCGCTCGTGCTTCTCGCCTGGATGTGGGCGCGGATGGCCAGGGTCGCGCAGGAGAAGCTTGCGGCAAACGAAGGCAATCCGGCCTTCTGGAACGCCAAGCTGATCACCGGCCGCTTCTTCATGGAGCACATGCTGCCGGAGACGGGCGCGAATCTGGCGCGAATCACCAGCGGCGCCGATACGATGATGGCGATGCCCGCCGAGGCATTCTGA
- a CDS encoding MerR family transcriptional regulator: protein MQDKMSIAQAAVMAAEDFVGDGDDVSRSNLYTIGDLAREFGVTLRTLRFYEDKNLITPQRDGMNRLYTRRDRARLKLVLMGKRVGFSLNEIKDMLDLYDLRDGQVVQLKTALGKFNEQIAILERQKKDIEQALAELRRTVSVVGGLLKEKEQAGGGA from the coding sequence ATGCAGGACAAAATGTCGATCGCCCAGGCCGCTGTCATGGCCGCCGAGGATTTCGTGGGCGACGGGGACGACGTCTCGCGATCAAATCTCTATACGATCGGCGATCTGGCGCGCGAATTCGGCGTCACCTTGAGGACGCTACGCTTTTACGAGGACAAGAACCTGATCACGCCGCAGAGGGACGGCATGAACCGGCTCTACACCCGGCGCGACCGCGCGCGCCTGAAACTCGTGCTCATGGGCAAGCGTGTCGGTTTCTCGCTCAATGAAATCAAGGATATGCTCGATCTCTACGATCTGCGTGACGGACAGGTCGTTCAACTGAAGACCGCGCTCGGCAAGTTCAACGAACAGATCGCGATCCTGGAGCGACAGAAGAAGGACATCGAGCAGGCACTTGCCGAGCTGCGCCGGACGGTGTCCGTGGTCGGCGGCCTACTGAAGGAAAAGGAGCAGGCCGGCGGCGGCGCGTAG
- a CDS encoding alpha/beta hydrolase, producing MIQLDPALFRPEAIEPETKALNARIIAALQAAPDKWTLDPAVVRAARAAGKGPFPLAPRDPRAEQLVIEGPHGPIPLHVIEPGEGPVPGVFLHFHGGGWTLGAATQQEQILTPLVDATGFAVVSVDYRLAPEHRYPQGPDDCEAAALWLARECGERFGTRCLAIGGESAGAHLAVVTLLRLRDRHGMTPFAGANLIAGCYDLGLTPSAAAYGETPLVLTTRDVRLFANSFLGVESNRHDPDISPLYADLKGLPPALFSVGSLDALLDDSLFMASRWLAAGNVADIDVTPGGAHVFQYFDSPATTRSLSLIAKFLTSLESAA from the coding sequence GTGATTCAGCTCGACCCCGCCCTTTTCCGACCGGAGGCCATCGAGCCGGAGACGAAAGCGCTCAACGCGCGGATCATTGCGGCGCTCCAGGCCGCTCCGGACAAATGGACGCTGGACCCGGCCGTGGTGCGCGCCGCCAGGGCGGCGGGCAAGGGGCCGTTTCCGCTTGCCCCGCGCGATCCGCGCGCCGAACAGCTTGTCATCGAGGGCCCGCATGGCCCGATCCCCCTGCATGTGATCGAGCCGGGCGAGGGGCCGGTTCCGGGCGTCTTCCTGCATTTCCATGGCGGTGGCTGGACACTCGGCGCGGCGACCCAGCAGGAACAGATCCTGACGCCGCTCGTCGACGCCACCGGTTTTGCCGTGGTGTCCGTGGATTATCGGCTGGCGCCGGAGCATCGCTATCCGCAGGGCCCGGACGATTGCGAGGCCGCGGCCCTCTGGCTTGCGCGCGAATGCGGGGAGCGCTTCGGAACGCGGTGCCTGGCCATCGGCGGCGAGAGTGCCGGCGCCCATCTTGCCGTTGTCACGCTGCTGCGCCTGCGCGACCGTCACGGCATGACGCCCTTTGCCGGCGCGAACCTCATCGCCGGCTGCTACGATCTCGGCCTCACGCCGAGCGCGGCGGCCTATGGCGAAACGCCGCTCGTGCTGACGACCCGCGATGTCCGGCTCTTTGCCAACAGCTTCCTGGGCGTGGAATCCAACCGGCACGATCCGGACATTTCGCCGCTTTACGCCGACCTGAAGGGCCTGCCGCCGGCCCTCTTTTCCGTCGGCTCGCTCGACGCGCTTCTCGACGACAGCCTCTTCATGGCGTCGCGCTGGCTCGCCGCCGGCAATGTCGCCGATATCGATGTGACGCCCGGTGGCGCGCACGTCTTCCAGTATTTCGACAGTCCGGCAACGACGCGCAGCCTGTCCCTGATCGCCAAGTTCCTGACGAGCCTGGAAAGCGCGGCATGA
- a CDS encoding 3-hydroxyacyl-CoA dehydrogenase NAD-binding domain-containing protein, whose translation MTETHFTLTTDEDGVALFVWDSPGRSMNVFTEAVMDELEAHIEALVKDEAVRGAIIASGKSTFSGGADLSMLQALLGRYHAMAREDQPAAMAWLFTAGARMSRMWRRLETAGKPFVAAVGGTCMGGAFEMALACHGRIAAEGDYVMGLPEVKIGIFPGAGGTQRVMRMADPQAGLTFLLQGQTVAPKKAVALKLFDKVVPAEGLLAEAKAMIMAGLDPVRPWDKHDFRLPGGKVYSPAGFQFWPAANAIYRRETHDNYPGARAILAACYEGLQLPMDQGLRVEARQFAHVLTTTEAASMVRSLFVSMQALSKGARRPKDIPPMTPRRIGVIGAGFMGSGIAHAAAGAGIEVMLIDADRDSAERGKETAAKLVAERVSKRRMTSEDGETLLSRISASDDYSALADCDLVIEAVFEDRTVKAAVMDKAAKAMKADAIFASNTSTLPITSLGANWASPQAMIGLHFFSPVHKMKLVEVILGEKTGDKALAVALDFVRAIGKTPIVVHDSRGFYANRCVMNYLLEAHLMLTEGVPPAMVENVARMAGMPVGPLALNDEVGVDLAWKILQATKADLGETAIDPRQAKLLEEMVVARGRHGRKNGAGFYDYPAKGPKRLWRGIAEIVGEPRAAEDFDVEELKTRLLATQALEAARCIAEGVVTDVREADVGSILGFGFAPFSGGTISYIDGLGTKAFVDMADTLTERHGPRFAPNTLLKEMAATNELFYERFAPPGAPAA comes from the coding sequence ATGACCGAGACCCATTTCACCCTGACGACGGACGAAGACGGCGTCGCCCTTTTCGTCTGGGATTCGCCCGGCCGCTCGATGAACGTCTTCACCGAGGCGGTGATGGACGAACTGGAAGCGCATATCGAGGCTTTGGTCAAGGACGAGGCCGTCAGGGGCGCGATCATCGCCTCCGGCAAGTCCACCTTCTCCGGCGGCGCGGATCTGTCCATGCTGCAGGCGCTGCTCGGCCGCTATCACGCCATGGCGCGAGAGGACCAGCCGGCCGCGATGGCTTGGCTGTTTACGGCAGGCGCGCGCATGTCGCGGATGTGGCGGCGGCTGGAAACGGCGGGCAAGCCCTTCGTCGCGGCGGTCGGCGGCACCTGCATGGGCGGGGCCTTCGAGATGGCGCTGGCCTGCCACGGCCGCATCGCCGCCGAGGGCGACTATGTGATGGGCCTGCCGGAGGTGAAGATCGGCATCTTCCCCGGCGCCGGCGGCACCCAGCGCGTCATGCGGATGGCCGATCCGCAGGCGGGGCTGACCTTCCTGCTGCAGGGCCAGACCGTTGCCCCTAAGAAGGCCGTAGCCCTGAAACTCTTCGACAAGGTGGTGCCGGCGGAAGGCCTTCTTGCCGAGGCGAAGGCCATGATCATGGCCGGGCTCGATCCGGTGCGCCCGTGGGACAAGCATGACTTCCGCCTGCCCGGTGGCAAGGTCTATTCGCCGGCCGGCTTCCAGTTCTGGCCGGCGGCGAACGCCATCTACCGGCGCGAGACCCACGACAACTACCCGGGCGCCCGGGCGATCCTTGCCGCCTGCTACGAGGGCCTGCAGCTTCCGATGGACCAGGGGCTGCGCGTCGAGGCACGGCAGTTCGCCCATGTGCTGACGACGACCGAGGCCGCCTCCATGGTGCGCTCGCTCTTCGTCTCGATGCAGGCGCTCTCAAAGGGTGCGCGGCGACCGAAGGACATTCCGCCGATGACGCCGAGGCGGATTGGCGTGATCGGCGCGGGCTTCATGGGCTCGGGCATCGCCCATGCGGCCGCCGGGGCCGGCATCGAGGTCATGCTGATCGACGCGGACCGGGACAGCGCCGAGCGCGGCAAGGAGACGGCAGCCAAACTCGTCGCCGAGCGCGTTTCGAAGCGGCGCATGACATCCGAGGACGGCGAGACGCTTCTGTCGCGGATTTCTGCCAGCGACGACTATTCCGCCCTTGCCGACTGCGACCTCGTGATCGAGGCGGTCTTCGAGGACCGCACGGTCAAGGCCGCCGTGATGGACAAGGCCGCCAAGGCCATGAAGGCCGACGCGATCTTTGCCTCCAACACCTCGACCTTGCCGATCACCTCGCTCGGCGCCAACTGGGCCTCGCCGCAGGCGATGATCGGGCTCCACTTCTTCTCGCCGGTCCACAAGATGAAACTGGTCGAGGTGATCCTCGGCGAGAAGACCGGCGACAAGGCCCTCGCCGTCGCGCTCGACTTCGTGCGCGCCATCGGCAAGACTCCGATCGTCGTTCACGACAGCCGGGGCTTTTACGCCAACCGCTGCGTGATGAACTACCTGCTGGAAGCGCATCTGATGCTGACCGAGGGCGTGCCGCCGGCAATGGTGGAGAATGTCGCCCGGATGGCGGGCATGCCCGTCGGTCCGCTCGCCCTCAACGACGAGGTCGGCGTCGATCTCGCCTGGAAGATTCTTCAGGCCACGAAGGCGGACCTTGGCGAAACGGCCATCGATCCCCGGCAGGCAAAACTGCTTGAGGAGATGGTCGTCGCGCGCGGCCGGCACGGGCGCAAGAACGGCGCGGGCTTCTACGACTATCCCGCCAAGGGGCCGAAGCGGCTCTGGCGCGGGATCGCGGAGATCGTCGGCGAACCGAGAGCGGCGGAAGACTTCGACGTCGAGGAGCTGAAAACACGGCTGCTGGCGACGCAGGCGCTGGAAGCGGCCCGCTGCATCGCCGAGGGCGTCGTGACGGACGTGCGCGAAGCCGACGTCGGCTCGATCCTTGGCTTCGGCTTTGCACCCTTCAGCGGCGGCACGATCTCCTACATCGATGGATTGGGCACCAAGGCCTTCGTCGACATGGCGGACACGCTTACCGAACGACACGGGCCGCGCTTTGCCCCGAATACGCTCCTCAAGGAGATGGCGGCGACGAACGAACTCTTCTACGAGCGCTTCGCACCGCCGGGCGCGCCCGCCGCCTGA
- a CDS encoding YkvA family protein: MKAADHWNAFRRWARLVKRDVLALWLAARDDRVPLAAKWAAAAVAAYALSPIDLIPDAIPVLGLLDDLIIVPAGILGVVALIPDDVMADLRRQADSLAERPVSRTGAAIIVALWLATAGALGWWWLG, from the coding sequence ATGAAGGCCGCCGACCACTGGAATGCCTTTCGCCGCTGGGCGCGGCTGGTCAAGCGTGACGTGCTGGCGCTCTGGCTGGCCGCGCGCGACGACCGTGTTCCTCTTGCGGCGAAATGGGCCGCCGCGGCGGTTGCCGCCTATGCGCTTTCGCCCATCGACCTCATTCCCGACGCCATCCCGGTGCTGGGGCTCCTCGACGATCTCATCATCGTGCCGGCGGGCATTCTCGGTGTCGTCGCGCTGATCCCCGACGACGTCATGGCCGATCTCAGGCGGCAGGCGGACTCCCTCGCCGAGCGGCCGGTCAGCCGGACGGGCGCGGCCATCATCGTCGCTCTCTGGCTCGCCACCGCCGGGGCACTCGGGTGGTGGTGGCTCGGCTGA